A DNA window from Castanea sativa cultivar Marrone di Chiusa Pesio chromosome 7, ASM4071231v1 contains the following coding sequences:
- the LOC142644424 gene encoding uncharacterized protein LOC142644424, with the protein MYGLDVVSQMDGKFLEWVIVGGLVLAWMHRPNLRINFVSNHLIHIDLLDNKGVPVSITFVYGLPEHARREEVCIVGARLFQEVISNLQLCDLAATGQKYTWMNNREENEFVMERLDRAFATLEWVNRYLLYSLRNLPIIRSDHGPILLDFELQTPFRPRPFRFEFMLTTHPNCKSMIQQAWSANLTGSRAAQLRCKILNVKKIAVQWNKFVFGKVGRDIKLKQAQLQQLQDSLGSIEDVRKDRQLRCELEDLMNKKELMWAQKARAKWILQGDRNTKYFQTVVKQRKARNRILQIKDPARNTTDNLMEIESILVGLFKNCFDNNTQVNLLDIVQDLQSLPIPSLSDQHRSLLNAPITSTEIENTVFQLGSHKAPGPDGLPAFFF; encoded by the exons ATGTATGGACTAGATGTGGTTTCTCAGATGGATGGGAAGTTCCTAGAATGGGTTATAGTGGGGGGTCTGGTGTTAGCTTGGATGCATAGACCTAATCTTAGGATTAATTTTGTATCTAACCATCTAATTCACATTGACCTTTTGGATAATAAGGGTGTCCCTGTTTCTATTACTTTTGTTTATGGTCTCCCTGAACATGCTAGAAGGGAGGAGGTTTG TATTGTGGGTGCAAGGCTCTTTCAAGAAGTCATATCCAATCTTCAATTATGTGATCTGGCAGCTACAGGGCAGAAATACACTTGGATGAACAACAGAGAGGAGAATGAGTTTGTTATGGAGAGACTTGATAGGGCTTTTGCTACTTTGGAGTGGGTCAATAGGTACCTTCTTTACTCCCTTAGAAACCTTCCAATAATTAGATCAGATCATGGACCAATCCTTTTGGACTTTGAACTCCAAACCCCCTTTAGACCCAGACCCTTCAGATTTGAATTTATGTTGACTACTCACCCCAATTGTAAGAGTATGATTCAACAAGCATGGTCTGCCAATTTAACAGGATCTAGAGCTGCTCAGTTAAGGTGTAAAATCTTAAATGTTAAGAAAATTGCAGTTCAATGGAACAAATTTGTGTTTGGGAAGGTAGGGAGGGATATTAAGCTTAAACAGGCTCAGTTGCAGCAACTTCAAGATTCCTTAGGTTCTATTGAGGATGTTAGGAAGGATAGACAACTCAGATGTGAACTGGAAGATCTAATGAATAAGAAAGAACTAATGTGGGCACAAAAGGCTAGAGCTAAGTGGATATTACAAGGAGACAGGAACACCAAATATTTTCAGACTGTTGTCAAGCAAAGAAAAGCCAGAAACAGGATTTTACAGATAAAGGATCCTGCTAGAAATACCACAGATAATCTGATGGAAATTGAAAGTATTTTGGTTGGgcttttcaaaaattgttttgaCAACAATACTCAGGTCAATCTTCTGGATATTGTTCAAGACCTACAGTCCTTACCTATCCCCTCTCTTTCTGATCAGCATAGAAGCCTTCTTAATGCTCCCATTACATctactgaaattgaaaacactgtttTCCAACTTGGCTCTCATAAAGCACCTGGACCTGATGGTCTTcctgcttttttcttttaa